The following are encoded together in the Peromyscus leucopus breed LL Stock chromosome 1, UCI_PerLeu_2.1, whole genome shotgun sequence genome:
- the Fam24b gene encoding protein FAM24B isoform X2, which yields MSRSFDLRTIIMITIGGGILAGMFLLIGVVLCLYTKIAKALNSTRTSKEAGAVSDTDPSNPGKVTFDKIIQSKPIAAESCPTFQCCDDYSMYADIGTLPPCFCSISEGL from the exons ATGTCTAGGTCTTTTGACCTCCGAACAATAATCATGATCACCATTGGTGGTGGGATCCTGGCAGGCATGTTTCTACTGATAGGAGTTGTCCTCTGTCTTTACACCAAAATAGCCAAGGCACTGAATTCAACTAG AACTTCAAAGGAAGCAGGTGCTGTAAGCGATACTGATCCAAGCAATCCGGGCAAGGTCACCTTTGACAAGATCATCCAGTCCAAACCCATCGCAGCAGAGTCTTGTCCCACCTTCCAGTGCTGTGATGACTACAGCATGTACGCAGATATTGGCACCCTGCCGCCTTGCTTTTGTAGCATAAGTGAAGGACTCTGA
- the Fam24a gene encoding protein FAM24A — protein MFDLRTKVMMGLASGMLITAIMLISVVFCLYMKIAKALKIAKDAESCIEQCKLNQDKIIRPKPIIPGSCRTLQRCDDCSFYADVGTLPPCFCGTNEGL, from the exons ATGTTTGACCTGAGGACGAAGGTTATGATGGGCCTCGCTAGCGGTATGCTGATTACTGCAATTATGCTGATATCCGTTGTCTTTTGTCTTTACATGAAAATAGCCAAGGCACTAAA aATCGCAAAGGATGCTGAAAGCTGTATTGAACAATGCAAGCTCAACCAGGACAAGATCATCCGGCCCAAACCCATTATTCCTGGGTCTTGTCGCACCCTCCAGCGCTGTGATGACTGTAGCTTCTATGCAGATGTTGGCACACTGCCACCTTGCTTTTGTGGCACAAATGAGGGACTCTGA
- the Fam24b gene encoding protein FAM24B isoform X1 has translation MSRSFDLRTIIMITIGGGILAGMFLLIGVVLCLYTKIAKALNSTSTVDWRTHRGCLGDELSPTQTETSKEAGAVSDTDPSNPGKVTFDKIIQSKPIAAESCPTFQCCDDYSMYADIGTLPPCFCSISEGL, from the exons ATGTCTAGGTCTTTTGACCTCCGAACAATAATCATGATCACCATTGGTGGTGGGATCCTGGCAGGCATGTTTCTACTGATAGGAGTTGTCCTCTGTCTTTACACCAAAATAGCCAAGGCACTGAATTCAACTAG cactgtagACTGGAGAACCCACAGAGGATGCCTTGGGGATGAGCTGTCTCCTACTCAGACAGA AACTTCAAAGGAAGCAGGTGCTGTAAGCGATACTGATCCAAGCAATCCGGGCAAGGTCACCTTTGACAAGATCATCCAGTCCAAACCCATCGCAGCAGAGTCTTGTCCCACCTTCCAGTGCTGTGATGACTACAGCATGTACGCAGATATTGGCACCCTGCCGCCTTGCTTTTGTAGCATAAGTGAAGGACTCTGA